From the genome of Glycine max cultivar Williams 82 chromosome 2, Glycine_max_v4.0, whole genome shotgun sequence, one region includes:
- the LOC100804301 gene encoding 2-oxoglutarate-dependent dioxygenase 19, producing MSSVKELVESKCLSSVPSNYICLENPEDSILNYETDNIPTIDFSQLTSSNPSVRSKAIKQLGDACRDWGFFMLINHGVSEILRDEVIRTSQGFFDLTEKEKMEHAGRNLFDPIRYGTSFNVTVDKTLFWRDYLKCHVHPHFNAPSKPPGFSQTLEEYITKGRELVEELLEGISLSLGLEENFIHKRMNLDLGSQLLVINCYPPCPNPELVMGLPAHTDHGLLTLLMQNELGGLQIQHNGKWIPVHPLPNSFLINTGDHMEILTNGKYKSVVHRAVANTKATRISVGTAHGPKLDTIVGPAPELVGDDNTASYRAIKYSDYIELQQNHELDGKSCLDRIRI from the exons ATGTCCAGCGTTAAGGAGTTAGTTGAATCTAAGTGTCTGAGTTCTGTTCCCTCCAACTACATTTGCCTTGAAAATCCCGAAGATTCTATATTGAATTATGAAACAGATAATATTCCAACCATTGATTTTTCCCAACTCACCTCTTCTAATCCCAGTGTACGCTCCAAGGCAATCAAACAActaggagatgcttgccgcgaTTGGGGTTTCTTTAtg CTAATCAATCACGGTGTGTCGGAGATACTAAGGGATGAGGTGATTAGGACAAGCCAGGGCTTTTTTGATCTGactgagaaagaaaaaatggagCACGCAGGAAGGAACCTATTTGATCCAATAAGATATGGGACAAGCTTCAATGTCACGGTGGACAAGACCCTTTTCTGGAGAGATTATCTCAAATGTCATGTTCACCCTCACTTTAATGCTCCTTCCAAGCCTCCTGGTTTTAG CCAAACTTTAGAGGAATACATTACCAAGGGCAGGGAACTGGTTGAAGAGTTGCTAGAAGGAATATCTCTAAGCTTAGGGCTTGAAGAAAACTTCATACATAAAAGGATGAATCTAGACTTGGGATCCCAGTTGCTGGTTATCAACTGTTACCCACCATGTCCTAACCCTGAGCTTGTTATGGGCCTTCCTGCACACACAGACCATGGGCTTCTGACCCTCCTAATGCAAAACGAGCTTGGAGGGCTTCAAATTCAACACAATGGCAAGTGGATTCCTGTCCACCCCTTACCCAACTCCTTTCTCATCAACACTGGGGATCACATGGAG ATACTGACCAATGGGAAATACAAGAGTGTTGTTCATCGAGCTGTAGCGAACACGAAAGCCACTAGGATTTCCGTTGGTACAGCACACGGACCCAAGCTTGACACCATTGTGGGGCCCGCACCAGAGCTTGTTGGCGATGATAATACTGCTTCATACCGTGCCATCAAATACAGTGATTACATCGAGCTTCAGCAAAACCATGAACTCGACGGAAAGTCGTGCTTGGATCGTATTCGCatttga
- the LOC100807828 gene encoding RING-H2 finger protein ATL11, which yields MGIHTDCRAPLLMNLDHDHVCFLLLILLVPSITAQLQNSPPPPPPSSDPFTRLRFDKTMAAVLVILVVVFFALGFVSIYTRQCAERRIRGRLDLAVEIAAGMERRQPRGLDAAVVDTFPTFVYSEVKALKIGRVTTLECAVCLNEFLDDETLRLIPKCCHVFHPDCIDAWLVNHSTCPVCRANLAPKPEDAPSSVEIHVPDPARPIGPNDINRVEEEHEGEQNRIVTEPPRVLDDLNRARPVRSKSTGIGNARLFPRSLSTGHSLVRPGDDCERFTLRLPEEVKDRLVRSATLNRTKSCGVTWQRQSSGRRGYRTRSVGRYERFGGEGRLDRWGFMWTPPFWGRTGSVKSPKPTRVKDEVDVGERSSDRLFSKD from the coding sequence ATGGGCATCCACACGGATTGCCGTGCACCACTGTTGATGAATTTGGATCATGatcatgtttgttttcttcttcttattcttctcgTGCCGTCCATCACGGCTCAGTTACAAAACTCGCCGCCACCGCCACCGCCATCGTCGGATCCTTTCACGAGGTTAAGGTTCGACAAGACCATGGCTGCGGTTTTGGTCATCCTGGTAGTTGTTTTTTTTGCATTGGGATTTGTTTCTATATACACGCGCCAATGCGCGGAGCGGAGGATCAGAGGGAGGCTCGACCTCGCCGTGGAGATCGCCGCCGGGATGGAGCGCCGGCAGCCCCGCGGCCTCGACGCGGCGGTGGTGGACACGTTCCCGACCTTCGTGTACTCCGAGGTTAAGGCGCTGAAGATCGGAAGGGTGACGACGCTGGAATGCGCCGTGTGCCTCAACGAGTTCCTCGATGACGAAACGCTGCGTTTGATTCCCAAGTGCTGCCACGTGTTCCACCCCGATTGCATCGACGCGTGGCTGGTGAACCACTCTACTTGTCCCGTTTGCCGCGCCAACCTCGCTCCAAAGCCCGAGGACGCGCCTTCTTCTGTTGAGATTCATGTTCCAGATCCGGCCCGGCCCATTGGGCCCAATGACATCAACCGGGTGGAAGAAGAGCATGAAGGTGAACAAAACAGAATTGTTACGGAGCCGCCACGTGTTTTAGATGATCTTAACCGGGCTCGACCGGTTCGGTCTAAATCGACCGGGATTGGAAATGCGAGACTGTTTCCGCGATCTCTCTCGACGGGTCACTCGCTGGTTCGACCGGGTGATGATTGCGAGCGGTTCACACTGCGGTTACCGGAGGAGGTGAAGGACCGGCTCGTGAGATCGGCGACGCTGAACCGGACGAAGAGTTGTGGGGTGACGTGGCAGCGGCAGAGCAGTGGGAGGAGGGGTTACCGGACGAGGAGTGTGGGGCGGTACGAGCGGTTCGGTGGGGAGGGCCGGTTGGACCGGTGGGGGTTCATGTGGACCCCACCGTTTTGGGGTAGGACTGGTTCGGTGAAGTCACCTAAGCCTACGAGGGTGAAGGATGAAGTTGACGTGGGAGAACGTTCCTCTGATCGTTTGTTTTCCAAGGATTGA